In one Eschrichtius robustus isolate mEscRob2 chromosome 15, mEscRob2.pri, whole genome shotgun sequence genomic region, the following are encoded:
- the PROKR1 gene encoding prokineticin receptor 1 — MEGKLSLSRKGRHQPNDISPEEFPGALLKASPGQLEVTMGVMDESATNTSTNSFSLLDPHGTQAAFFPFNFSYGDYDMPLDEDEDVTNSRTFFAAKIVIGLALVGIMLVCGIGNFIFIAALARYKKLRNLTNLLIANLAISDFLVAVVCCPFEMDYYVVRQLSWEHGHVLCASVSYLRTVSLYVSTNALLAIAIDRYLAIVHPLRPRMKYQTATGLIALVWMVSILIAIPSAYFTTETVLIIVKSQEKIFCGQIWPVDQQIYYKSYFLFIFSIEFVGPVVTMTLCYARISRELWFKAVPGFQTEQIRKRLRCRRKTVLVLMCILTAYVLCWAPFYGFTIVRDFFPTVFVKEKHYLTIFYVVECIAMSNSMVNTVCFVTVKNNTIKYFKKIMLLHWKPSYSGSKSSGDLDLKTTGVPATEEVDCIIMK; from the exons ATGGAG GGAAAGCTGAGTCTCAGCAGAAAGGGGAGACATCAGCCTAACGACATCTCCCCAGAGGAATTCCCAGGAGCGCTGCTCAAGGCTTCACCTGGCCAGCTGGAGGTCACCATGGGGGTCATGGATGAGAGCGCCACAAACACCTCAACTAACTCTTTTTCTCTGCTTGACCCCCATGGAACCCAAGCTGCTTTCTTCCCGTTCAACTTCAGCTATGGCGACTATGATATGCCCTTGGACGAAGATGAGGATGTGACCAATTCCCGGACCTTCTTTGCTGCCAAAATTGTCATTGGCCTGGCGCTGGTGGGCATCATGCTGGTCTGTGGTATTGGCAACTTTATCTTCATCGCGGCCCTGGCCCGCTACAAGAAGCTGCGGAACCTCACCAATCTGCTCATCGCCAACCTGGCCATCTCTGATTTCTTGGTGGCCGTCGTCTGCTGCCCCTTCGAGATGGACTACTACGTGGTACGCCAGCTCTCCTGGGAGCACGGCCACGTGCTGTGCGCCTCTGTCAGCTACCTGCGCACCGTCTCTCTCTACGTCTCCACCAACGCCCTGCTGGCCATCGCCATCGACAG ATATCTGGCCATTGTCCACCCGCTGAGACCCCGCATGAAGTATCAAACAGCCACTGGCTTGATTGCCTTGGTGTGGATGGTGTCCATCCTCATTGCCATACCGTCAGCCTACTTCACCACTGAAACGGTCCTCATCATTGTCAAGAGCCAGGAGAAGATCTTCTGTGGCCAGATCTGGCCAGTGGACCAGCAGATCTACTACAAGTCATACTTCCTCTTCATCTTCAGCATTGAGTTCGTGGGCCCGGTGGTCACCATGACCCTGTGCTATGCCAGGATCTCCCGGGAACTCTGGTTCAAGGCTGTCCCTGGTTTCCAGACTGAGCAGATCCGGAAGCGGCTGCGCTGCCGCCGGAAGACGGTCCTGGTGCTCATGTGCATCCTCACCGCCTACGTGCTGTGCTGGGCGCCCTTCTACGGCTTTACCATTGTGCGTGACTTCTTCCCCACCGTGTTTGTGAAGGAGAAGCACTACCTCACGATCTTCTATGTGGTTGAGTGCATCGCCATGAGCAACAGCATGGTCAACACCGTGTGCTTCGTGACCGTCAAGAACAACACCATCAAGTACTTCAAGAAGATCATGCTGCTCCACTGGAAGCCTTCTTACAGTGGGAGTAAGTCCAGTGGGGACCTTGACCTCAAAACCACGGGGGTGCCTGCCACTGAAGAGGTGGACTGCATCATAATGAAATAA